From Chitinophagales bacterium:
GCATATCATATTGCGTTAATGAGAGGTTGCAATGTAGATCAGCCCAGAAATCTGGCTAAGTCGGTTACGGTAGAGTAAGATTGATTTATTTGCTGTTAAAAAGACTGCGGTAAAGATCATGAATCTTCTGTATTTGATAAACCCTTATTTTCAGTTTAGTGTTTTTTGCTTTACTGCTGTATTTAGACACAAATACTTTTTCAAAGCCCAATTTCTCTGCCTCACCAATTCGTTGCTCAATTCGCGTAACCGAACGCACTTCACCTGACAAACCTACTTCACCTGCAAAGCAATAATTATATGGTATTGGCTCATCCTCGAAAGAGGACAATAAAGCCGCCAGTACTGCCAGGTCAATTGCAGGGTCTTCAACTTTTATGCCTCCGGCAATATTTAAAAAAACGTCTTTATCACCAAACTTAAAGCCCAGCCTTTTTTCTAATACAGCCAATAGCATATTCAATCTGCGCATGTCAAAGCCGGTAGATGAGCGCTGTGGATTGCCGTAAACGGCAGGTGAAACCAGTGCCTGAACTTCTATCATCATAGGCCTTTGTCCTTCAATAGTAGCCGCAATGGCTATTCCGCTCAAAAGATCATCGCGCTGGGTAATCAAAAGCTCAGATGGATTACTCACTTGTCGCAAACCGCTGCCAAGCATTTCATAAATTCCCAATTCTGCTGTGGAACCAAAGCGATTTTTAGACGTGCGCAAAATGCGATAATTGTAATTTACATCACCTTCGAATTGCAACACCGTATCTACCATATGCTCCAATATTTTCGGTCCTGCAATTTGCCCGTCTTTGGTGATGTGTCCTATCAAAAAAATTGGCACACCTTCCTTTTTGGCGTAATGCTGAAGCTCGTTTGTGCATTCCCGAATTTGGCTCACGCTTCCCGGTGCAGATTCCAATGCTTGTGATTGCATAGTTTGAATGGAATCAACGATCAATAAGCCTGGCTGGAGCTTTTTTGAGCTTTTAATAATGCGCTGAACAATTGTATCGGTCATGATGTAGCAATCATTCTCCTGCATCCCCAGCCGCCTGCCACGCAATGCTATTTGACGGGCACTCTCCTCACCGGAAACGTAAGCTACTTTTACTTTTTTTAAGGACAGGGCCAGTTGCAACAGCAAGGTAGATTTTCCTATGCCTGGTTCACCACCGATCAATACCAGTGAACCGGGAACAATACCACCACCCAAGACTCTGTTCAACTCCAGATCATCGGTGAGAATTCGGAAGGTTTCCAGCAGTTCAATATCGTGTATAGGTGTGGGTTCAATATTTGTTGACTCAACTGTACTTGCGGCTTCACGAGCAGGACTACTGCTTTTTTCTACTACCTCTTCTACAAAACTGTTCCATGAATTACAGCTTGTGCATTTGCCCTGCCACTTAGGGCTTTGATAGCCACATTGTTGACAGATATATACAGTTTTGGTTTTTAACATTGTTCAAAATTTCACTTGTAGGCTATGATTTGAAAAGTATATTGCTATTCTTCTTTCTCTCTTAAAAAAAGCTCTGCCATCATACATCTTGCACTTCCACCACCAATCATTTCAATGGTTTCCAAATCTGTATGCAGCAATTGCGCATGTTTTCCAAGGTTTTCTTTTTGTTGGGCATTTAGGCTGTCAAAAGCATTTTTACTCATCATAAGAAAAAGTGCCCCGTCTTCATTTTGGAGTTCCAGCATATTGCCCACAAAGTTTTCTTCCTGTTGTTCACGGCTAATTTCTATCAGTTCTTTTCCGCCCCTTGCTATGCTTTTTACGATCAGTTCTTTTTCTTGCTCATCGGGAATACAGTCCAGACAAATTGCTGCAAAAGCCGTGCCTACACACATTACAACATTAGTATGGTATTGCTCCGCGCCATTTTTCTTATAGGCATGAAAAAGAATGGGTTTGTAGCCGATGACTTTCCCGAATTTTTTAATTAAAAACTCATCGGTACGGGAGGAGTGACAGGCATAGATGATTTTTCTCTGATGGTCAAAAACCATACTGCCTGTACCTTCCAAAGCACGATCATCTTTTTCGTAAAAACTCCAGTCCAACACAACTTCAACATTGAAATTACCTCTTAGATAATCTACAATTTCCGACCTGCGCTCTATTCTTCGATTTTCATTTTTCATGGGAAAAAGAAAAACTTTCCCATCGGGATGCGTAGTAATCCAGTTGTTTGGAAAAATAGCATCTGGTTTTTCGGGTTTTGCAGTGTCATTTATCACGTGCACAGTAATATTATTGCTTTGCAAAAGATCAACCATGGTATCGAACTCTCGAATGGCTTTTTGCAAAATTTCCTTTTTCTGTTTTTTTGGCGGCTTATGCTGATAGTCATTGCTTTCAGCTGTTTGTTCATTGTATTGAAATGCTGCCGGTCTTACCATTAGTATTTGATTACTGCTTTGTATGCTCATAAGTATATTTTTATCCGCTATTTCAATTGTGCGCAGAAAAATTCAACACACATGAAATGGCTCAATTGTTAATTGAAATCTTTTAATTTTATTTTAAGTAAAACAGGTTGGTGATCTGAATGTTTGTAATTCATGTCTATAGTTTTCACTTCCTGTGTTTCAATATTGGGCGATACCAAATAAAAATCTACAATATAAGTATTGCAGATTTTCGGATTCCAGGCAGCTTTTAAGTCTCTGTTGGTCGATTTGCTTTCATCATAAGCCCATTTCCAGTTTTCAGGAAACAACCCTGTTTCCATAGCTTTCCTGTTGATATCTGTGTGTTCAGAATCTTTCACAAAAAGATCGAGGGAAGTACCCGGGGGCACTTGATTCCAATCGCCACCAACTACTACATAATTTCCCGATTCGTATTCATCCAGTACAATATCGCGCAAATAAGCCATTTGCTTGCTGCGCAGGCTGCCATCGTCAAATGCGGAATTGTGGGTATTGATCACTACAAGATCTTTTCCATTGCTGAGCTTAAATCGCTTGAGCAAAAAACAACGATCGAGCATAAACACCCTTTTTGGCCAATCAAAATTTCCGGGAAATTGATAGCGTTCGGCTTCTGTGGGCTGGTATTTTGAAAAAGAAACCAGTCCGGAATGAATTCTCCCAAGGCGGTCCCAAGGGCGTTCAAAAGGAGCAGGAACATGTCGCACTTTATAATTAGGGGCATATACTCCAACATAATTATTAAGTTCTGCAGCAAGGCTTTTGTATTGGTTTTTTAAATAACTACGCCTTGCATTGGAATCCACTTCCTGCAAAAGGATAAAATCTGTATTCTGTTCTATCAGAAATCTTTTAATGCCGCTG
This genomic window contains:
- a CDS encoding endonuclease/exonuclease/phosphatase family protein; protein product: MSKLVKRLFKLLFTLAFLYGLYIGGTIIYATITDYRPKEIIELPLRNSNYQNPRDSIFTFLSWNIGYAGLGAEEDFFYDGGKSVRAPENRTRSYFSGIKRFLIEQNTDFILLQEVDSNARRSYLKNQYKSLAAELNNYVGVYAPNYKVRHVPAPFERPWDRLGRIHSGLVSFSKYQPTEAERYQFPGNFDWPKRVFMLDRCFLLKRFKLSNGKDLVVINTHNSAFDDGSLRSKQMAYLRDIVLDEYESGNYVVVGGDWNQVPPGTSLDLFVKDSEHTDINRKAMETGLFPENWKWAYDESKSTNRDLKAAWNPKICNTYIVDFYLVSPNIETQEVKTIDMNYKHSDHQPVLLKIKLKDFN
- a CDS encoding arginine deiminase-related protein encodes the protein MSIQSSNQILMVRPAAFQYNEQTAESNDYQHKPPKKQKKEILQKAIREFDTMVDLLQSNNITVHVINDTAKPEKPDAIFPNNWITTHPDGKVFLFPMKNENRRIERRSEIVDYLRGNFNVEVVLDWSFYEKDDRALEGTGSMVFDHQRKIIYACHSSRTDEFLIKKFGKVIGYKPILFHAYKKNGAEQYHTNVVMCVGTAFAAICLDCIPDEQEKELIVKSIARGGKELIEISREQQEENFVGNMLELQNEDGALFLMMSKNAFDSLNAQQKENLGKHAQLLHTDLETIEMIGGGSARCMMAELFLREKEE
- the radA gene encoding DNA repair protein RadA, translating into MLKTKTVYICQQCGYQSPKWQGKCTSCNSWNSFVEEVVEKSSSPAREAASTVESTNIEPTPIHDIELLETFRILTDDLELNRVLGGGIVPGSLVLIGGEPGIGKSTLLLQLALSLKKVKVAYVSGEESARQIALRGRRLGMQENDCYIMTDTIVQRIIKSSKKLQPGLLIVDSIQTMQSQALESAPGSVSQIRECTNELQHYAKKEGVPIFLIGHITKDGQIAGPKILEHMVDTVLQFEGDVNYNYRILRTSKNRFGSTAELGIYEMLGSGLRQVSNPSELLITQRDDLLSGIAIAATIEGQRPMMIEVQALVSPAVYGNPQRSSTGFDMRRLNMLLAVLEKRLGFKFGDKDVFLNIAGGIKVEDPAIDLAVLAALLSSFEDEPIPYNYCFAGEVGLSGEVRSVTRIEQRIGEAEKLGFEKVFVSKYSSKAKNTKLKIRVYQIQKIHDLYRSLFNSK